TGACATCAAGAAATCAAAAATTAAGATATTGGTCAGGCTTTAACCTGGTCCTAAATCACTACTCTACAAAGGCCACCAAATCCTTACCTTTGCGTGAATCTGAATCTTACTATCAGTAACCTGAAGAACTTCAATTAATGGTGGGGTTAAGGACATTGTCTGTTTAAATGGAGAGCTCAGGACCTCTTCAAGTACCtcattaacattttcttcattgaCAAACAGCTTTtcctaaaataagagaaaaaaaattctgcctcaTAAGTTATTCTTGACACATTTGATCTAAGAACAGCTCGTAAAAGTTCTTAACACAGTTCAGgattatacttttaaatgtttaatgttactCCTATGCTGTTTTGGCAGAAGAAAACAGTATTGAGTAGTTAAGAGTAGCAAGAGTATATACATATAACGGCAAAGGCGCtaaaagaaaagtctttaaaaaatcctAGTTCCTTTTCTAAGTCTCTGTTAACAATCTGAGATAATCTTacttataaatgatatttttctttcttttttctcaatattGTATAAGAATAACATCACCACTAGGTCTATAAAAGCAGTCACagctataaaatgtaatttaattttagaatacttCCTAATGAGTCAGCTAAGAAAAATACATGGCAGGATTTATTCAAATTTTGTGTGACCAGTTTGTGTTTTAGTTCTTGGCCAGGTAACAGCcaaatataatattttacttgAGAAGTAGATTCTAATTTTACACATTGAGATAATCCAGTGTGACACTAGCATATAGCTATTTATAAGAATGAAACAGATTTCAAGAGACATAGGAAAGATTTCCAAACTACTATTAGGAAATGCATAAATCACTTTTACCAGACTCTCAAACACAAAGCAGTTTGTGCATATTCATGTGAAATGAATATAGGTATATAGTTAGGGTGTTGAAGGGATAaccatatttaaaattcataaaatcagTTTATTGTTGCctgaaataaaatacttacataaaaacaaatttccaaataaatacagTTCATTATTTGGTCTAAATAGGAGGGCAAAATCAGAAAGAGACAAGTTTCAAGTTCCCTTATTTTATACAGTATCTACATTTGTGAACGCCTACCAAAGTGAACCTTGGGTCCAGAAAAATCTTACCCAAAAATTTGGAGTAATTTCATTCCTATTATTTTAAGTTCCAGAATAACTGATGATAGAAACATTCCCCAATTAAAAGCATTTCTAAGGTTCCTGTCTCTGGAAAAACACATTAATTGCACAAAAATACACCAAATACTTTAGTCTTTAGTAAACCCAAGGAAAAGTAATATTTATAATGGAAATGGTTATGATTAAAATATAGAGGATTTGCATAAGCTTGCCTTATTCTAATGGCTGATTTTACTCTAATAGAAGATATTCAATTTAGTGGTCCTATATCTCTAGGAAAATTTCCAGTGGATATTTAaggcttttataaataatattgtacTTATGTGTAAAGTAACAATTCTGACCCTCACCATCACAATCCAGTCtctttataattatttccatataatgcatataatttAATCATTATATATTCTATGTCTACCCACCTATTACtcttgtgattttaaaataatttcactttaatACTTAGAGCCTAGTCCAGTGAAGTGTAAAGAAGAATAATTGCGTATTATGGTTCCATCAGCCTTAGCAAATGTGATGACTAATGAAGTAATTATAAATCTATTTCAGGCATCAAAGATGTAACACACAGTTGCCCTAATCCCATTTTGGTCTAATTTCCTTGCTAAAATAATGTTAGCTTTCTAGAAAATTAGATTATAATATATTCTTTAGTATTCTCTCAACTGCTTATCCATAAAGCCTTCTTCCcagttttaagttatttttacatttattaaaacaattacaggggcacctggctggcttattcAGAAGGGCATACGACTCATGATctcagattgtgagttcaaggcccacgttaggtgtagagattacttaaataaactttaaaaataagtaaagatataaaacaattacaggaAACAACTGCCCTTTCGTAAATGTCCCCCTTCTGATGATATAAACAGATAGTCAATTTCATATTATATTCTCACAAAGTATTTTACCTAGTCCTGGCTTATTTACTATTTTGGGATGGTTTCAAATTAACCACTTCTCCCAGAAGATGCCCCTCATAAAATATAACTTATTAGCAAATAtctaggaaaataaaaggaagaagtgaaaattTCTGGCAAGTTAAAGCCCAAGACCAGCAAGTTAATTTTCAGTATATACTCTGCAACaagttttatttctggaaattagTACTTTggtactattaatttttttttaaaaaactgtaaaatttgAAGTTCTAAGGAACTTTTTAAACTCATAAATTAACAACTGGTGGTTTGCATTGAGGTATTCATCtgttacatgtaatttttttttagcttttaacaAATTCAAGGGTTAGAATCTGAAATTCAAGAACCTCAATAACCTTGAAAGTGTAGTAGCAACTACAATAGAACATACTATTCATGAAAACTGTATCCTGAGTAAACTAGATAATGCTCAGCCCCAAGTTCTAGAGTACCCGCCCATAAGAGGTGTAGTTGATCTTGATGTtcagtttaacaatatttattcagttAATCCTTCAACaagggtggcggggtgggggtgttggGGCGCCCCCCATCCCACGGTTGAAAACTCCACCTACAACTTTTGACTGCCCTAAcgcttaactactaatagcctactgcagattggaagccttactgataacataaacgtccattaacacatattttgcattgATACTATGTCCTTATAATGTaaactagagaaaacaaaatgttattaataaaatcataaaagaaaatacatttaggggcacctggctggctcagtcaatggagcctGATGTTGATCTCTGGTGGTGATTTCGAGCCCCAGGTGGGGTATAGAGatcacttgaaaataaaatcttaacaaaataCACTTAAAGCTTTCCAAAAAAGATCTGCTTGTAAGTGGATCCAGGCAGTTCCAACTTCTGTTGTTCAAGGGCCAGTTttaatagtaaattttaaaagtgggatggaatatttcaaatattaagaaTCTAGAAAGAACTGTTACCTCCAAAGAATCTTTGTTTAAACCATAATACCACTCTCTCCAATGTCCATGGCATTCTGGAGATTTGGCCAGTTCTATCACTGCATTGTTTGAAGAAATACTAACCACAGGTTCTTTGGTATTCAATTTATTCTCTGGAGCGAAttgcaaaaagaaagaataataaactaAGTCTTGGGTGGAGAAGCACAATTTGTACCGGAAGGGGCTCACATCCCCTTGAAGGCTTTGCGGTTGGATCCGAGGCACTTGAATTAGCAGAGTCAGGGATTCTTCATCCTGATTACACTGCAAAGGAGGACACAATGGTTCCCTGCTGCCCGTCCCGGGACGACCCATGGCTCGATCAGATGGAACACCTTCCCCGATCACGCGCGTCTCAACACTGAGATCTCCCCGCGCACTCCCTCTTCCTGCAGAAGACCCCCTGTCAAGGTCCCCAGATGAAGTACAAGGGGAGCCTCCTGCACCGTCCCCAGGTGAGCTCCCTGCTACGGAAGGCGGCTCCTCCTCGATGCCCGTTGTCCACACAGCTTGCTCGTCTAAGTCCCGCTCCTCGGGCTGGGAGACAAGCTCCTCCACAGCGGCGGCCCGACTAGTGCTCTGTAAGTCCGCAGCGCCAGGGAGCCTGGGTTCCGGGCCGCCAAACCCGGCACAACCCCCTGCCGGGCCCGCCTCCCCCTCGCGAGCGGAAGGGCACGCCGCACCGTCAGTTCCGGGTTTGTAGACGGGCTCTTCCGGCTCCGCCGTGGGTTTCTGGCGCGCTGGGGGTAGTGCCACGGGAAGCGTCACCACCAGCTGTCGCCGGGCCTTGTTGAACTGCGCCTTGCCGCGGCTGTCGTCCACCGGGTACGGGAGCGAGAGCCGCAGCCGGTAGTCGGGCTTCCTTGAATCAAGGCACAGCCGCTTTCCCGTCACCTCCAGCGCCGCCTGCTCGGCCGAGCGCAACAGCGGCAGCTCGATGGTGACCACCAGCTCCCGGGGCACCGGACTGGGGGCCGAATCCCGGGAACAGCGGTAATCCTGGAGGTCCACGTGGTGGCGCTGCACCACGCTGTAGCGAGGTTCTGTGGGGGCAGGCTGCAGGACCGCCTCCGgaggggagggcgcctgggtctGGGGGACCACAGAGTTCCCGGCCACCGCCGGGCACTGGTAGGGGTAGGGGAAATCGGGGAGAGGGCTCTCCGGCTCCCCTTCGGGCCGGGCCGGGACACCCCCGGGCAGGGGTGTGCGCAGGACGGCGGCCTCCGGAGTCCCCTTGTACCTGATCTTCAGAGTCTTGGCATTCCTGCGGTCTAACTTCACGCCGAACTGCTTCTCGATGGCCTCCAGGGCCGTGGTGTCCAGCATCTGGCGGAAGCTCTCGTGGCGCCGGGCTAGCGTGAGCGCGTCTGGGTGGAAGACTACGTCGTAGACAGTGTAGCGGGTGCCTCGGCCCCCCGCGTACTCGCGGCCGGGAGCCAGGCTGTAGGGCAGGGACCACTGGCTGCCGGTCGCCGCGCCCCCAAGGCCAGGTCGGCTGCTGGGCGCGCCCACCAGTGCGTTGCTGCACACGTTCACGAAGCAGCGCTGCGCCCCGTCGAGGCTAGTGCGCAGCACGTGGCCAGGTTGCGGGTGTACGAACCGCACATCCACTCCACGTTCACGCTCTAGCGCGGTGATTTCCTCCTCGTAGCGCCGCCGGTTCTCGGGGTCTGTGAGCTCTTCTGCGTACTCGGAGAACATTCGCCGGAACTCCGGGTCCTGGAAGGCGGAGGTGAGCCGCTGGACCTCTTCTCCGCTCAGGTCCAAGTCCTCCAGCGACGAAGAGGCTCCCGCCTTGGCCATCCTGCCCCGTGGCTCCTGGCCTTCGAGCCAGGGGAGATTTACCCGAAACCAGGTGGTCGGGACGCGCGGTGCAGTCGCTGGTCTGCGGAGAGTGGGGTGGTGGCGGAGTTCGGTAACCGCCAGAGAACGGAGCCTACGGCGGCGGCAGCGCGTGGTCGTTGCCATAGTGACACTACCAGCAcccgggaggagggggagaaattGGAGTGAGATGGTGGAAATGCCGCAAATAGCCTCTTAGTTTCTTCAAATCAATCAATTACTCTACATACTGCATTTTTAGATTCCTGTGCCATGGTGCAATTGCTTATGCAGAATAACTGTCATAATAATTGTTGTAATTTCCAGTATTTATGTAAGTTATTGTTCACAACACTTCAAGGTAGACCTGATCACCATTTCACAAAGACTATGGGACCTGAGAAGTTACCTGACCAAGGTCACTTAGCTAGTATACTGGCAAGCTGTAATTCAGTTTAAGcttatctacatttttttaagtttatttatttattttg
This region of Lynx canadensis isolate LIC74 chromosome B3, mLynCan4.pri.v2, whole genome shotgun sequence genomic DNA includes:
- the DNAAF2 gene encoding protein kintoun, which produces MAKAGASSSLEDLDLSGEEVQRLTSAFQDPEFRRMFSEYAEELTDPENRRRYEEEITALERERGVDVRFVHPQPGHVLRTSLDGAQRCFVNVCSNALVGAPSSRPGLGGAATGSQWSLPYSLAPGREYAGGRGTRYTVYDVVFHPDALTLARRHESFRQMLDTTALEAIEKQFGVKLDRRNAKTLKIRYKGTPEAAVLRTPLPGGVPARPEGEPESPLPDFPYPYQCPAVAGNSVVPQTQAPSPPEAVLQPAPTEPRYSVVQRHHVDLQDYRCSRDSAPSPVPRELVVTIELPLLRSAEQAALEVTGKRLCLDSRKPDYRLRLSLPYPVDDSRGKAQFNKARRQLVVTLPVALPPARQKPTAEPEEPVYKPGTDGAACPSAREGEAGPAGGCAGFGGPEPRLPGAADLQSTSRAAAVEELVSQPEERDLDEQAVWTTGIEEEPPSVAGSSPGDGAGGSPCTSSGDLDRGSSAGRGSARGDLSVETRVIGEGVPSDRAMGRPGTGSREPLCPPLQCNQDEESLTLLIQVPRIQPQSLQGDVSPFRYKLCFSTQDLVYYSFFLQFAPENKLNTKEPVVSISSNNAVIELAKSPECHGHWREWYYGLNKDSLEEKLFVNEENVNEVLEEVLSSPFKQTMSLTPPLIEVLQVTDSKIQIHAKLQECSNSEQLHEKEEKVNEGSPVTEKENIEHPTASTTDSDSSVAVKVLETDSCGSVVCLQQESLDVSHMLFGKSQQPESKMEPEFIKEKSPVYSNEEKDNLKEPVITEEKELHGDHQSLLNETTVHNLPGLDNIKETNMQDGSVQFIKDHVTQCAFSFHNSLLYDLD